A window of the Juglans microcarpa x Juglans regia isolate MS1-56 chromosome 5D, Jm3101_v1.0, whole genome shotgun sequence genome harbors these coding sequences:
- the LOC121265235 gene encoding protein SLOW GREEN 1, chloroplastic-like, producing the protein MESIAKLNYSHQPLQLSLNHHRSSFPRPFSPLSFRNPPAATPPSSQSWPSISLVIKASSSTPKNPKSQLSKTLNPLVKTTCVTLAAAAALFFTRFHLKPAIAAPTASPIVEPAKESLDTASSAKENERIIEEQLSHDQNDTEALRSLMEARIKARNFKEAIQVLDRLIELEPEESEWPLLKANLHSYNGELELARNVFEEILEKDPLRVEAYHGLLMVSSEKSDEESMKNVAKRVEEAIEKCNKLGRKSEVRDFNLLVGQIKVMEGDYLAALKVYQQLVKEEPRDFRPYLCQGILNTMLGKKDEAEKHFEKFRRLVPKNHPYKEYFDENMFATKSFLQKVEKERAGSNR; encoded by the coding sequence ATGGAGTCCATTGCCAAACTGAACTACTCCCACCAACCCCTTCAACTCTCACTCAATCACCACCGTTCGTCATTCCCAAGAcccttttctcctctctctttcaGGAACCCACCTGCGGCAACGCCTCCATCATCACAATCATGGCCGTCCATTTCATTGGTCATCAAAGCTTCATCCTCCACCCCCAAAAATCCTAAATCCCAACTCTCTAAAACCCTGAACCCCCTCGTCAAAACCACTTGCGTCACCCTCGCCGCCGCCGCGGCGTTGTTCTTCACGCGGTTCCACCTCAAACCCGCCATCGCCGCCCCGACTGCTTCGCCCATTGTGGAGCCAGCTAAGGAGTCGCTGGATACCGCTTCTTCGgctaaagaaaatgagagaatcATCGAAGAGCAATTGAGCCACGACCAGAACGACACCGAAGCTCTACGTTCCCTGATGGAGGCTAGAATCAAGGCTCGCAATTTCAAAGAAGCAATCCAAGTCCTGGACCGCCTGATCGAGCTCGAACCCGAAGAGTCCGAATGGCCGTTGTTGAAAGCCAACCTCCATAGCTACAATGGGGAGCTGGAATTGGCGAGAAATGTGTTCGAGGAGATTCTAGAGAAAGACCCATTGCGGGTCGAGGCCTATCACGGCCTCTTGATGGTATCGTCTGAAAAATCGGATGAAGAGTCTATGAAGAATGTCGCAAAGAGAGTTGAGGAGGCAATTGAGAAATGCAATAAGCTGGGAAGGAAGTCAGAAGTAAGGGATTTCAATCTCTTGGTCGGGCAGATTAAGGTTATGGAGGGCGATTATCTTGCGGCTTTGAAGGTTTATCAGCAGCTTGTGAAGGAGGAGCCGAGGGACTTTAGGCCGTATTTATGTCAGGGAATTTTGAATACTATGCTGGGTAAGAAAGATGAGGCGGAGAAACATTTTGAGAAATTTCGGAGGCTCGTGCCAAAAAATCATCCTTATAAGGAATATTTTGATGAGAACATGTTCGCGACGAAGAGTTTTCTTCAGAAAGTTGAAAAGGAGAGAGCGGGTTCGAATCGCTAA
- the LOC121263986 gene encoding uncharacterized protein LOC121263986 isoform X2 codes for MEDDSASYIRMVHHLIEECIVFKMSMEECMEALSKHANIKPIITSTVWKELEKENKEFFEAYRKSREEMVKLRKEASEMETREGIQRVLSVSDAASKTDHTRYSSCSCINSYKQR; via the exons atggAAGACGACTCAGCTTCGTATATCCGGATG GTGCACCACTTGATAGAGGAGTGTATTGTATTCAAGATGAGCATGGAAGAGTGCATGGAAGCCCTCTCCAAGCATGCAAATATCAAGCCCATCATTACTTCCACAG TTTGGAAGGAGCTGGAGAAGGAGAACAAGGAGTTCTTCGAGGCATACAGAAAGAGCAGAGAAGAGATGGTGAAGTTGAGGAAGGAGGCTTCTGAAATGGAGACAAGGGAAGGGATTCAGAGGGTGCTCTCTGTTTCTGATGCTGCTTCCAAAACTGATCATACCCGCTACTCGTCTTGCAGTTGCATTAATTCGTATAAACAACGTTAG
- the LOC121263986 gene encoding uncharacterized protein LOC121263986 isoform X1: MEDDSASYIRMIMLQVHHLIEECIVFKMSMEECMEALSKHANIKPIITSTVWKELEKENKEFFEAYRKSREEMVKLRKEASEMETREGIQRVLSVSDAASKTDHTRYSSCSCINSYKQR, from the exons atggAAGACGACTCAGCTTCGTATATCCGGATG ATCATGTTGCAGGTGCACCACTTGATAGAGGAGTGTATTGTATTCAAGATGAGCATGGAAGAGTGCATGGAAGCCCTCTCCAAGCATGCAAATATCAAGCCCATCATTACTTCCACAG TTTGGAAGGAGCTGGAGAAGGAGAACAAGGAGTTCTTCGAGGCATACAGAAAGAGCAGAGAAGAGATGGTGAAGTTGAGGAAGGAGGCTTCTGAAATGGAGACAAGGGAAGGGATTCAGAGGGTGCTCTCTGTTTCTGATGCTGCTTCCAAAACTGATCATACCCGCTACTCGTCTTGCAGTTGCATTAATTCGTATAAACAACGTTAG